In the Psychromonas sp. psych-6C06 genome, one interval contains:
- the opgC gene encoding OpgC domain-containing protein translates to MNRISALDGIRGLLLILMTINHLIWMSGGQTALQLFTLQPFGQFGAAEGFIFISGLLAGLVYSSDKYSYPQLKEKAFARAFEIYQYHAISLVAVIAIVLTFMHFIPETEPLWRINMPNLLNDSVNAYFLSLLLINRPTYFDILPLYFVMMLCLPFVIAQLHQGRLWLVGLISISLWLLSSFVEQQMLTRPLTALTPSLTVNLGYFDIFAWQLLFTVGVIIGYFQRVQPINWFANKKLAWWAGLLLLVLFSLHQGIISTAGFHLYQYADKPNLGWLRVVNLGVFIYLLAFIIKKFPNSFNIISLQFIGKHSLQVFAWHSVLVYLAGPFLFQLRNSESYVAVILLLTCTLVFPAILHHRLHHRAKTTNQPVLLKENHQ, encoded by the coding sequence ATGAATAGGATCAGTGCACTAGATGGAATACGAGGATTGTTGTTAATTCTCATGACCATCAATCATCTTATCTGGATGAGTGGCGGGCAAACCGCTTTACAGTTATTTACCCTACAGCCTTTCGGTCAATTTGGCGCTGCAGAGGGGTTTATTTTTATATCGGGATTGCTCGCTGGTTTGGTGTATAGCAGTGATAAATACAGTTACCCACAACTCAAAGAAAAAGCGTTTGCGCGCGCCTTCGAAATCTATCAATATCATGCAATTAGCTTAGTCGCGGTGATCGCCATTGTGCTGACATTTATGCACTTCATTCCCGAAACTGAGCCGTTATGGCGCATCAATATGCCGAATTTGCTTAACGATTCGGTCAACGCCTATTTTTTATCGCTATTGCTGATTAATCGCCCAACCTACTTTGATATCTTGCCACTCTATTTTGTGATGATGTTATGCCTTCCCTTTGTTATCGCACAGCTCCACCAAGGGCGACTATGGTTAGTGGGGCTCATTAGCATCAGTCTATGGTTGCTAAGCTCTTTTGTAGAACAACAGATGTTAACCCGGCCTTTAACTGCGTTAACGCCATCATTAACTGTGAACTTGGGCTATTTTGATATTTTTGCATGGCAACTCCTGTTCACCGTGGGTGTCATCATTGGTTATTTTCAGCGTGTTCAGCCGATAAATTGGTTTGCTAATAAGAAATTGGCTTGGTGGGCTGGGTTATTGCTTTTGGTGTTATTTAGTCTTCACCAAGGAATCATTTCGACAGCGGGTTTTCATCTTTATCAATACGCGGATAAGCCAAATTTAGGCTGGCTGCGTGTAGTGAATTTAGGGGTATTTATTTACCTGCTCGCTTTTATCATCAAAAAATTCCCTAACAGTTTTAACATTATTAGCCTGCAGTTTATCGGTAAGCATTCATTGCAAGTCTTTGCTTGGCATAGCGTGTTAGTTTATCTCGCTGGTCCCTTTCTTTTTCAACTGAGAAATAGTGAAAGCTATGTAGCAGTCATTTTATTACTGACCTGCACCTTAGTGTTCCCCGCTATTTTACACCACCGTTTGCATCACCGAGCTAAAACAACGAATCAGCCGGTGCTATTAAAGGAGAATCATCAATGA
- a CDS encoding iron-sulfur cluster assembly scaffold protein → MQYSSAINSMCPIQRGDLHPSSPIPIEGSMINPKDVIAISGLSHGVGTCAPQQGAAKLTLNVKQGIIEEALIETIGCSGMTQSAAMAAEILTGKTILEAMNTDLVCDAINVAMRELFLQFAYGRTQSAFSEGGLEVGAAMDDLGQTQRSQVGTSYSTSAKGVRYLEIAEGYVTQLALDDHREVIGYQYVNLGKMMKSINQGIAADIALKEATGTYGRYEEAEHIVNPREA, encoded by the coding sequence ATGCAATACTCTTCAGCAATCAACTCAATGTGCCCTATTCAACGTGGCGATTTACATCCCTCTTCACCTATTCCTATCGAAGGAAGCATGATCAATCCAAAAGATGTCATCGCTATCTCTGGTTTAAGCCATGGCGTTGGTACCTGTGCACCTCAGCAAGGCGCGGCTAAACTCACTCTTAATGTAAAACAGGGCATCATCGAAGAAGCGCTTATCGAAACCATTGGTTGCTCTGGCATGACACAATCAGCAGCAATGGCGGCTGAAATCCTCACCGGTAAAACAATTTTAGAAGCGATGAATACTGATTTAGTTTGTGATGCGATTAATGTCGCGATGCGTGAATTATTTCTGCAATTTGCTTACGGCCGTACACAATCTGCTTTTTCAGAAGGGGGATTAGAAGTGGGCGCTGCAATGGATGATCTTGGGCAAACACAACGAAGCCAAGTAGGCACCAGTTATTCCACCAGTGCTAAAGGTGTGCGTTACTTAGAGATTGCAGAAGGTTATGTCACTCAGCTTGCGCTAGATGATCATCGTGAAGTCATTGGTTATCAATATGTCAATCTTGGCAAAATGATGAAGAGCATCAATCAAGGCATCGCCGCTGATATCGCCCTAAAAGAAGCCACAGGCACTTATGGTCGTTATGAAGAAGCAGAACATATCGTTAACCCACGTGAAGCGTAA
- a CDS encoding helix-turn-helix domain-containing protein: protein MQRIEWVKKLADFIEETLPSICSMDQLSTYINISKAHMQRQFKMATGLSIGHYIRNRRLSRAAIEIATTDKRIIDVAMDYDFESQEAFGRAFRKLFGITPKNLKKHPALANYLSTLPLTLKYLQRFPEIQKVVPQKVTMEALHLNGLPQRYKAYQLETKTQFTHSILDMWNRFEQISADWPTQERRYFTVEGRNACSFENGEFTMMAMSTGEVNPHPELVSLDLSARDMVCFALPSSEDATEFLTYLYSAYLPDNNLHVNRMPILWELVNNSELHCYISLAQWQEGTTPKALQKLHSTLFQLPTIQGTSEHQAIPHTQHQTVQRLEYLFEYWQEQLPTLNLEANNQGTLLLLGDDLNKPFTPEFDFHSALLSISDQSTSFSLSKASYLDASLVGTLSEIAEAIEHIKYWMMPELPFYPVHGYEIIPHVKRLNSSTYQVRYLLPVKKR from the coding sequence ATGCAACGGATTGAATGGGTAAAAAAACTCGCTGACTTTATTGAGGAGACACTACCAAGCATCTGTTCAATGGATCAACTGTCTACGTATATCAATATTTCCAAAGCACATATGCAACGTCAGTTTAAAATGGCAACGGGCTTGTCTATTGGTCACTACATCCGTAATCGTCGCCTAAGTCGGGCAGCCATTGAGATAGCTACAACTGACAAGCGTATTATTGATGTGGCAATGGATTATGACTTTGAATCACAGGAAGCTTTTGGGCGCGCTTTTCGCAAACTGTTTGGTATTACCCCTAAAAATTTAAAAAAGCACCCAGCTTTGGCGAATTACCTTTCCACACTGCCACTAACATTGAAATATTTGCAGCGATTCCCCGAAATACAAAAAGTGGTTCCACAAAAAGTAACCATGGAAGCGCTTCATTTAAATGGTCTACCACAGCGTTATAAAGCCTATCAACTTGAAACTAAAACACAGTTTACTCACTCAATTCTCGATATGTGGAATAGATTTGAACAGATAAGCGCAGATTGGCCAACGCAGGAGCGACGCTACTTTACCGTAGAGGGGCGAAACGCTTGTTCTTTTGAAAATGGTGAATTCACCATGATGGCGATGAGTACAGGAGAGGTAAACCCACACCCTGAATTAGTGTCATTAGATTTAAGCGCGCGTGATATGGTCTGCTTCGCCCTACCGAGTAGCGAAGATGCCACCGAGTTTTTAACCTATCTCTACTCGGCTTATCTGCCAGACAACAACCTGCACGTTAATCGAATGCCGATACTTTGGGAGTTGGTCAACAATAGTGAATTACATTGCTATATCAGCCTCGCACAATGGCAAGAAGGCACAACACCTAAGGCTTTACAAAAATTACACTCGACGTTATTTCAACTGCCTACAATTCAAGGTACCAGTGAGCATCAAGCGATTCCGCATACCCAGCACCAAACAGTGCAACGTCTCGAATATCTTTTTGAGTATTGGCAGGAACAGCTACCGACACTCAATTTAGAGGCAAATAACCAGGGTACACTATTATTACTCGGGGACGATTTAAACAAGCCCTTTACCCCCGAGTTTGATTTTCATAGCGCCCTGCTCAGCATTAGCGATCAATCTACAAGTTTCAGCTTAAGCAAAGCGAGTTACCTTGATGCCAGCTTAGTCGGCACACTGAGTGAAATAGCAGAAGCGATAGAGCATATAAAGTATTGGATGATGCCGGAACTGCCTTTTTACCCGGTACATGGCTACGAAATTATCCCCCATGTTAAGCGCCTTAATAGCTCAACCTATCAAGTGCGCTATTTATTACCCGTTAAAAAGCGTTAA
- a CDS encoding NUDIX domain-containing protein — MLTYSMDDYNGVVIEKQALPDSETEFVVQFNDMLSDVKAQGKQLVWFTLSIKQAAFIHLATQAGFVFHNCLEDEITLILRIQKEAYAPFVPTHSIGAGALIFNQQQQILVIREKLASNPGFKLPGGHIELGEKISEAIVREVFEETGVHSEFVGLQGFGSKKSFRFGKSNIYFLCRLNALSEQINIQDIDEIAEAKWCDVSEFVNDQYTSVFVSEIVKTLQHQQGFELVELPENNSPYKKHEVYFAGDIRKHLT; from the coding sequence TTGCTTACCTATTCAATGGATGATTATAACGGCGTAGTAATCGAGAAACAGGCCCTACCCGATTCAGAAACCGAGTTTGTCGTGCAGTTCAACGACATGCTAAGTGACGTAAAAGCACAAGGAAAACAGCTAGTTTGGTTTACTTTATCGATTAAACAGGCTGCATTTATTCATCTCGCTACGCAGGCGGGTTTTGTATTTCACAACTGCTTAGAAGATGAAATTACCTTGATTTTACGTATTCAAAAAGAAGCCTACGCGCCTTTTGTGCCAACACATAGTATTGGTGCGGGTGCTTTGATTTTTAATCAGCAACAGCAGATATTAGTGATTCGTGAAAAGCTGGCAAGCAACCCAGGTTTTAAATTACCCGGAGGGCATATTGAGTTAGGTGAAAAAATATCAGAAGCGATTGTGCGAGAAGTGTTTGAAGAGACTGGGGTACACAGTGAATTTGTCGGATTACAAGGGTTCGGCTCCAAAAAATCCTTTCGCTTTGGAAAATCTAACATCTACTTTCTGTGCCGTTTAAATGCGTTAAGCGAGCAGATAAATATACAAGATATTGATGAAATTGCCGAAGCCAAATGGTGTGATGTGAGCGAGTTTGTCAACGACCAATATACCAGTGTGTTTGTTAGCGAAATCGTTAAAACACTTCAGCATCAACAAGGGTTCGAGTTAGTTGAACTACCAGAGAACAATAGCCCCTACAAAAAACATGAAGTCTATTTTGCCGGCGATATACGCAAGCATTTAACCTAG
- a CDS encoding dienelactone hydrolase family protein, with the protein MLTVFISDIFGQSEALKSLAQAISDEFIIIAPYSGQSITFANEQEAYHYFTKQIGLDDYAQQVKTQLAKIKQPINIIAFSVGGAALWLNAEQLKQSQVNQVVCFYPSQIRHHLTIQPQVAMTLVLPICEKHFDIDEMAKRLAKTNLVTLEKSVYQHGFMNQLSNNFNLQGYKKYCHILQKTLAKNE; encoded by the coding sequence ATGCTCACTGTTTTTATTAGCGATATATTTGGTCAAAGCGAGGCACTGAAAAGTCTCGCGCAAGCCATCTCTGATGAGTTTATTATTATTGCCCCCTATTCAGGGCAATCGATAACATTTGCAAATGAGCAAGAAGCCTATCACTATTTCACTAAACAGATCGGTCTCGATGATTATGCACAACAGGTAAAAACGCAATTAGCGAAAATTAAGCAACCAATTAATATTATCGCATTTAGTGTCGGTGGTGCTGCACTGTGGCTCAATGCAGAACAACTTAAACAGTCACAAGTAAACCAAGTTGTCTGCTTTTATCCATCACAGATAAGGCACCATTTAACGATTCAACCGCAAGTGGCGATGACACTTGTATTACCTATCTGTGAGAAGCACTTTGATATCGATGAAATGGCAAAAAGGTTAGCCAAAACCAACTTGGTAACACTAGAAAAAAGCGTTTATCAACATGGCTTCATGAATCAGCTGTCAAATAACTTTAATCTACAAGGCTATAAAAAATATTGCCATATTTTGCAAAAAACGTTAGCCAAAAATGAATAA
- a CDS encoding DUF2141 domain-containing protein, with protein sequence MKILSIVLLLGLILSLSLTAKPPVNEVLVNDGKLHQLTVELHQVNSEYKSVYLYVYDEAEERVFSKTISPAQAMQPIIFEGVESGSYAIYAHQNKDDDPTLNTSPAGVPLEPLGFANNPVLMGPPAFQDISVGISEDTKVSINLMTYG encoded by the coding sequence ATGAAAATATTATCAATAGTGTTGCTTTTAGGGCTTATTTTGAGCCTATCGTTAACCGCTAAACCGCCCGTGAATGAGGTGTTAGTGAATGATGGTAAATTGCATCAATTAACCGTCGAGCTTCATCAAGTAAACAGCGAATATAAAAGTGTTTATTTATATGTTTACGATGAAGCAGAGGAGCGTGTATTTAGTAAAACAATTTCGCCAGCTCAGGCCATGCAACCGATTATCTTTGAAGGGGTGGAGAGTGGGAGTTATGCGATTTATGCACATCAAAATAAAGACGATGATCCCACGCTTAACACTAGCCCAGCAGGTGTTCCACTAGAGCCCTTAGGCTTCGCGAATAACCCTGTGTTAATGGGACCACCTGCGTTTCAAGATATCAGCGTGGGTATTAGCGAAGATACTAAAGTGAGCATTAATTTAATGACCTACGGCTAA
- a CDS encoding ion transporter, protein MTEFNKSIDKKLVSTGHNKLQRRFYEIRNNKIFEFFVISIIIFSALMIGANSYEISPTTMQVLSILDVMITIIFLIEIVIRFIGEPNKKRFFHNFWNIFDTFIVVVSLIPIEDGEMAILGRLVRIFRVLRMVSIIPELRILINSLVKALPQLGYVMLLMFIIFYIYAAVGTTFFASINPELWGDISISLLTLFRVMTFEDWTDVMYESMTVYPLSWTYYLTFIFFTAFAFLNMVIGIVVNVLEQERQIEADLKNQVSEEPTMQDLKQELAEIKAMLQQQQK, encoded by the coding sequence AAAAAACTGGTCAGCACAGGCCACAATAAGTTACAACGTCGTTTTTATGAGATAAGAAACAATAAAATTTTCGAGTTTTTTGTTATCTCGATAATTATTTTTTCTGCACTGATGATCGGTGCAAACAGCTACGAAATATCGCCAACGACGATGCAAGTCTTGTCCATATTGGACGTGATGATAACTATCATTTTTCTGATCGAAATTGTTATCCGTTTTATTGGCGAACCAAATAAAAAGCGCTTCTTTCATAATTTCTGGAATATCTTCGATACCTTCATCGTCGTCGTCAGCCTTATCCCTATAGAAGATGGCGAAATGGCAATTCTAGGCCGTTTAGTACGTATATTCCGTGTATTACGCATGGTGAGTATCATTCCTGAGCTGCGCATATTAATCAACTCATTAGTCAAAGCCCTGCCTCAGCTTGGTTACGTTATGTTACTGATGTTTATCATCTTTTATATTTACGCAGCCGTGGGCACCACCTTTTTTGCTTCTATCAATCCGGAACTATGGGGTGATATCTCAATTAGTTTATTAACCCTATTTAGGGTGATGACCTTTGAGGATTGGACCGATGTGATGTACGAAAGCATGACCGTGTACCCATTGTCATGGACCTATTATCTAACTTTTATTTTCTTCACCGCCTTCGCATTCTTAAACATGGTGATTGGTATTGTCGTTAACGTGTTAGAGCAAGAGCGACAAATTGAAGCCGACCTAAAAAATCAGGTCTCTGAAGAGCCAACCATGCAAGACTTAAAGCAAGAGCTTGCAGAGATAAAAGCAATGCTTCAGCAACAACAAAAATAA
- a CDS encoding ABC transporter ATP-binding protein, whose amino-acid sequence MMSMIECTNLSNNSLKSLDFFLEEGRVLGLLGKNGAGKTTLLSVLMGVLEKSPYADVKVLGHEPGCWPEPLKSQIGYVPQRFWGFDALSIRESINTIKPFYQHWDDALATELINEFDLPEHQQIKTLSEGQKQLTSIVLAMSFRPKLLVLDEPVASLDPLSRRQFLEKLIENHCDHGTSVIFSTHITSDLERIASDVLILKDGKALITGDIESVRESVVRVKFNFPENKKLTFDGLSVLSSGHHREQYQLLVDQGGQNIKQLLADKGATNIQIEHINLDDLFLELHS is encoded by the coding sequence ATGATGAGCATGATTGAGTGTACCAATTTAAGTAATAATAGTTTAAAAAGTCTGGATTTCTTTCTCGAAGAGGGGCGTGTTTTAGGTTTGTTAGGTAAGAATGGAGCCGGTAAAACGACACTACTTTCTGTATTGATGGGAGTATTAGAGAAGAGCCCCTATGCAGATGTAAAAGTATTAGGGCATGAACCGGGCTGTTGGCCTGAGCCTCTTAAAAGCCAGATCGGATATGTACCGCAACGTTTTTGGGGATTTGATGCCTTGTCTATTCGAGAGTCGATTAATACCATCAAACCTTTTTATCAGCACTGGGATGATGCATTAGCGACTGAACTCATTAATGAATTTGATTTGCCTGAGCATCAGCAAATAAAAACCCTTTCTGAGGGGCAGAAGCAGCTCACTAGCATTGTATTAGCGATGTCTTTTCGGCCTAAATTACTGGTGTTAGATGAACCTGTTGCCAGTTTAGATCCATTATCACGCCGTCAATTTTTGGAAAAACTCATTGAAAACCATTGTGATCACGGAACCAGCGTTATTTTTTCAACTCATATCACATCAGATCTCGAGCGTATTGCATCGGATGTTCTGATTTTAAAAGACGGCAAAGCATTGATAACAGGTGATATTGAGAGCGTACGTGAGTCAGTGGTACGGGTTAAATTTAACTTTCCTGAGAATAAAAAACTCACCTTTGATGGATTAAGCGTGTTATCTAGCGGTCATCATAGAGAGCAATATCAGCTATTGGTAGATCAGGGCGGGCAAAATATTAAGCAACTTTTAGCCGATAAAGGAGCCACTAATATACAGATTGAACATATCAATCTTGATGATCTTTTTTTGGAGTTGCATTCATGA
- a CDS encoding GntR family transcriptional regulator, translated as MIHRLHIKPNSGEPIYLQLTEQISRLIAAGELIAGDELPSVRDVAKSLAVNPMTVSKSYQALLAKELVVRPRGQKMRVAEIQQSALEDKLCMLLPLTEQLVEQAKELKIDLEKLQALIQQSWK; from the coding sequence ATGATACATCGACTGCACATTAAACCCAATTCAGGTGAGCCTATCTATCTGCAACTTACCGAACAGATCTCGCGTTTAATTGCCGCGGGGGAGTTAATCGCGGGTGATGAATTACCTTCAGTTCGGGATGTTGCTAAAAGTCTTGCGGTTAATCCGATGACGGTTTCAAAGAGTTATCAGGCATTGCTTGCTAAAGAGTTAGTGGTGCGCCCAAGAGGGCAAAAAATGCGTGTTGCAGAGATCCAGCAAAGTGCCTTAGAAGATAAGCTCTGCATGTTGCTCCCTCTTACCGAGCAATTAGTCGAGCAGGCCAAAGAGTTAAAAATAGATTTAGAAAAGTTACAAGCGTTGATCCAGCAGTCTTGGAAATAA
- a CDS encoding SDR family oxidoreductase: METVIITGANRGIGLTLATQFLAQGMQVIATCRDVDKATQLRALSSNANLSIFALEVTDEVSLQRFKNTLGNQPIDILINNAGIMGSEQQSSDDMDYDAWLNTFSVNTLAPLRLSNLLKGNLIASDNPRIISISSLMASLTGKGQGSYAYRSSKAALNKVMQVMALEYQADNITVCPVHPGWVRTDMGGSEADISVDESATGLVTLINALTLKQSGRFWQWDGQELNW; this comes from the coding sequence ATGGAAACAGTTATCATCACTGGGGCTAACAGAGGTATTGGCCTAACACTAGCAACGCAATTTTTAGCACAGGGAATGCAAGTGATCGCCACCTGTCGCGATGTTGATAAAGCAACACAGTTACGTGCACTCAGCAGCAACGCTAATTTATCGATATTCGCGCTTGAAGTAACAGACGAAGTTTCGCTACAGAGATTCAAAAATACACTCGGTAACCAGCCTATTGATATCCTAATTAATAATGCCGGTATTATGGGTAGCGAACAGCAAAGTAGCGATGATATGGATTATGACGCGTGGTTAAATACTTTTAGTGTCAATACGCTTGCACCTTTGCGCTTATCAAACCTATTGAAAGGCAATTTAATTGCTTCAGATAACCCTAGAATTATTAGTATTTCCAGCTTAATGGCAAGTCTCACAGGAAAAGGTCAAGGTAGCTATGCTTACCGTAGCTCAAAGGCTGCATTAAACAAAGTAATGCAAGTAATGGCCTTAGAGTATCAAGCCGATAATATTACTGTCTGCCCGGTTCACCCCGGCTGGGTGAGAACAGATATGGGTGGCTCAGAAGCAGATATCAGTGTTGATGAAAGCGCGACAGGATTAGTTACATTGATTAACGCCTTAACACTCAAACAGTCAGGCCGATTTTGGCAATGGGATGGACAAGAATTAAACTGGTAG